The Sporocytophaga myxococcoides DSM 11118 genome segment TGTAAACAAAGTAATTCTGGTAGGACGCCTTGGGAAGGATCCTGAAATCAGAGTAATGGAATCCGGAAGAAAGGTAGCAAGCTTTACCTTAGCCACTTCGGAAGTTTATAAAGACAAAAACGGAGAAAGAGTAGAACAAACAGAGTGGCATAATGTGTCATTTTGGGGGCCGATTGCAGATGTAATTGAAAAATATCTGAAAAAAGGCAATCAGCTTTATGTCGAAGGTAAGCTAAGAACGCGTTCTTATGAAGATAAGGAAGGCGTGAAGAAATATACCACTGAAATTATCGGACAAAATATGTCTATGCTAGGTGGTGGCGGAGCAAGACAGGCAGATGGAGGAGAAGCGAGAGCTTCATACAGCTCTGAGCCTGTAGCACAATCAGCTTCCGTAGACGATGATATGGATGATCTACCTTTTTAAATAATATTTTAAGTTTAACTTAACA includes the following:
- a CDS encoding single-stranded DNA-binding protein, translating into MSGVNKVILVGRLGKDPEIRVMESGRKVASFTLATSEVYKDKNGERVEQTEWHNVSFWGPIADVIEKYLKKGNQLYVEGKLRTRSYEDKEGVKKYTTEIIGQNMSMLGGGGARQADGGEARASYSSEPVAQSASVDDDMDDLPF